One genomic region from Sulfurimonas sp. encodes:
- a CDS encoding histidine kinase dimerization/phospho-acceptor domain-containing protein: MSNQAVTPQELNLLIEQTYKVEKEFNELKASYAHLQDTVEKVVEFLPNAIWIVNHDNTVFLQNSKARDLWELLKLLEFKDDDYEIKFNSLSYLVKSSNYKEKMMFSVIDITEQKRKENLATMGQMAAHLSHEIRNPIGSISLLSSTLKKRVIPENIPIVEEIQKSVYRIDRIIKATLMFSKGVEVAKSSFMWSDLKILLICPLAIMAILKKSLLFFLKMILK, translated from the coding sequence ATGTCAAATCAAGCAGTAACACCACAAGAGTTAAACCTTTTAATAGAACAAACTTACAAGGTTGAAAAAGAGTTTAATGAACTAAAAGCTTCTTATGCTCATTTACAAGATACTGTTGAAAAAGTTGTTGAGTTCTTGCCAAATGCAATCTGGATTGTAAATCATGACAATACTGTATTTTTACAAAACTCAAAAGCTAGAGATTTGTGGGAGTTGTTAAAACTTTTAGAGTTTAAAGATGATGATTATGAGATAAAGTTTAACTCCTTGTCTTATCTTGTAAAAAGTTCAAATTATAAAGAAAAAATGATGTTCAGTGTTATCGATATAACTGAACAAAAACGAAAAGAAAACCTTGCGACAATGGGACAGATGGCAGCGCATCTTTCCCATGAGATAAGAAATCCTATAGGTTCTATTTCTTTGCTTAGTTCAACTCTTAAAAAGCGTGTTATTCCTGAAAATATCCCAATAGTAGAAGAGATACAAAAGTCCGTTTATCGCATAGACAGAATTATAAAAGCAACGCTTATGTTTAGTAAGGGTGTAGAAGTTGCAAAGTCATCATTTATGTGGAGTGATTTAAAAATTCTATTGATATGTCCATTGGCTATTATGGCTATTCTAAAGAAATCTCTTTTATTTTTCCTCAAGATGATTTTAAAATAA
- a CDS encoding diguanylate cyclase, whose product MDSYKEKITILYVEDEKDILEGYAKALSRVSDTLYTAQNGLEGLELFKKHLPNIVITDIKMPIMDGLEMAKEIKKIDADVNIVFTTAHSESAYLLEAIELHAEGYLLKPVQKKSLQSLVQKLSKRIMLEKENKEQRDILQHIIDSENSMTVITNTTNVSFASTSFLNFFCVSGMDEFQSKIHTFLDIFSDENQIINKNNILASSQNNIDFYKFIQKIDETSRIVKLKNCKNNIKSFFINISKINDINYLINFTDITKLSQEKEATEKKVYKDSLTGVSNREKFEEVFEYELTQSKRYNRELSLAVLDIDYFKNFNDKFGHLVGDEILTMLSQNIEKNKRESDFFARWGGEEFVILFTSTNLEIATNLTENFRKIIQNMKHKSAGEVTASFGLSSYKEGDTKESIFKRADDALYEAKHSGRNCLRSIV is encoded by the coding sequence ATGGACAGTTACAAAGAAAAAATAACAATTCTTTATGTTGAAGATGAAAAAGATATTTTAGAAGGTTATGCAAAAGCACTTAGTAGAGTTTCAGACACTCTTTATACTGCTCAAAATGGACTTGAAGGCTTAGAGCTTTTCAAAAAGCATCTACCAAATATAGTTATCACTGATATTAAGATGCCTATTATGGACGGTTTAGAGATGGCAAAAGAAATCAAAAAGATAGATGCAGATGTAAATATAGTCTTTACTACTGCTCATAGCGAAAGTGCTTATCTTTTAGAAGCTATAGAGCTTCATGCAGAAGGGTATTTACTTAAGCCTGTACAAAAAAAATCACTTCAATCTTTAGTGCAAAAACTCTCTAAAAGAATTATGCTAGAAAAAGAAAACAAAGAACAAAGAGATATACTTCAACACATCATAGACTCAGAAAATAGTATGACAGTTATCACTAACACTACTAATGTTTCATTTGCAAGCACCTCTTTTTTAAACTTTTTTTGTGTTTCGGGCATGGATGAATTTCAAAGTAAAATTCATACTTTTTTAGATATATTTAGTGATGAAAATCAAATCATAAACAAAAATAATATTTTAGCAAGTTCACAAAACAACATAGATTTTTATAAATTTATTCAAAAAATTGATGAAACATCAAGAATAGTAAAATTAAAAAATTGTAAAAATAATATTAAATCATTTTTTATAAATATATCCAAAATTAATGATATAAATTATTTGATAAACTTTACTGATATAACAAAATTAAGCCAAGAAAAAGAAGCTACTGAAAAAAAAGTATACAAAGATTCTCTTACGGGTGTAAGTAATAGAGAAAAATTTGAAGAAGTTTTTGAATATGAACTTACTCAATCAAAAAGGTACAATAGAGAATTATCTCTTGCAGTTTTGGATATAGATTATTTTAAAAACTTTAATGATAAGTTTGGTCATCTTGTAGGTGATGAAATATTAACAATGCTCAGTCAAAATATAGAAAAAAACAAAAGAGAAAGCGACTTCTTTGCAAGATGGGGAGGAGAAGAGTTTGTTATACTTTTCACAAGTACGAACTTAGAAATTGCTACAAACCTTACTGAAAATTTTAGAAAAATAATACAAAATATGAAACACAAATCAGCAGGTGAAGTAACAGCTAGTTTTGGACTAAGTTCATACAAAGAAGGTGATACCAAAGAGTCTATATTTAAAAGAGCAGATGACGCACTTTATGAAGCAAAGCATAGTGGTAGAAACTGCTTAAGAAGTATCGTTTGA
- a CDS encoding ATP-binding protein: MSIGYYGYSKEISFIFPQDDFKISADKDLLEMLFSNFIANAIDAIELDDNEDGVIEIIYKCDKKYHVFHIYDTGVDIESEQDLFEAFKSTKVKGNGLGLTLCRQIAEAHNGSVNILKSQRKCFEIKISI; this comes from the coding sequence ATGTCCATTGGCTATTATGGCTATTCTAAAGAAATCTCTTTTATTTTTCCTCAAGATGATTTTAAAATAAGTGCCGATAAAGACCTTTTAGAGATGCTGTTTTCTAACTTTATCGCAAATGCCATAGATGCTATTGAACTTGATGATAATGAAGATGGTGTTATTGAGATTATTTATAAATGTGATAAGAAGTATCATGTTTTTCATATTTATGACACAGGCGTCGATATAGAGAGTGAACAAGATTTATTTGAAGCTTTTAAAAGTACAAAAGTAAAAGGCAATGGTTTAGGTTTGACACTTTGTAGGCAGATTGCTGAGGCACATAATGGCTCTGTAAATATTTTAAAAAGCCAAAGAAAATGTTTTGAGATAAAAATCTCTATATAA
- a CDS encoding sensor histidine kinase, with product MKMKGVLQFQFTLPDNTTFLRMHRVDKFGDNLSQVRYTLVYTNKTYKASSGFEQGKTAHSFRNVFPLFDANKRYIGCYEISFSSRVMQNNLTNVNKIYSHFLIKKDMYNTKTLSKKYLLLDYKQSIENDGYMFTSTHNEDKIDTDDLAEYIIKPNKKLIKKNMNNQKKFAYFSVYKDKAQILAFLPIQSIKNKNTSAYIVSYTDSKHIINILLQYKLINFFSFIIFSIILFLLYRIIITKVYLQEEVKKQTNELIKKDKIMQEQSKLAAMGEMVGAIAHQWRQPLNSLNIHIQNLDDDYADGLIDAEFLDSFILKQTKTMNFMSKTIDDFRNFFRIDKIKKTFSVKEAIFTTISIQSAQLNNSNITIKVLGEDFKLTTIESEFLQVILNLITNAKDALIEKKIVQGKIFVFLNKNKIIISDNAGGIDKKIIERIFEPYFTTKEQGKGTGMGLYMSKMIVEQTIDGVLSASNNKEGAEFTIVFNSLS from the coding sequence ATGAAAATGAAAGGTGTTCTTCAGTTTCAGTTCACACTTCCAGATAATACGACATTTTTAAGAATGCACAGAGTTGATAAGTTTGGAGATAATCTTAGCCAAGTTAGATACACTTTAGTTTATACTAACAAAACATACAAGGCAAGTTCTGGGTTTGAACAAGGGAAAACTGCACACTCTTTTAGAAATGTTTTTCCTCTTTTTGATGCAAACAAAAGATATATAGGGTGTTATGAGATATCTTTTAGTTCTAGAGTAATGCAAAATAACTTAACAAATGTAAATAAAATATACTCTCACTTTCTTATAAAAAAAGATATGTATAATACTAAAACATTGAGTAAAAAATATCTACTTTTAGACTATAAACAAAGTATAGAAAATGATGGTTATATGTTTACATCTACACACAATGAAGATAAAATAGATACAGATGACTTAGCAGAATATATAATTAAACCTAATAAAAAATTAATCAAAAAAAATATGAATAATCAGAAAAAATTTGCATATTTTAGTGTATATAAAGATAAAGCACAAATTTTAGCATTTTTACCTATTCAAAGTATAAAAAATAAAAATACATCAGCATATATAGTTTCATATACTGATTCAAAACATATCATAAATATTCTTTTACAATATAAGCTTATTAACTTTTTTTCATTCATTATTTTCTCAATAATACTATTTTTATTGTATAGGATTATAATAACAAAAGTTTATCTTCAAGAAGAAGTAAAGAAACAAACAAATGAACTTATAAAAAAAGATAAAATCATGCAAGAACAATCAAAACTTGCTGCGATGGGAGAGATGGTTGGAGCTATCGCACACCAATGGCGACAACCTTTAAACTCTTTAAATATACATATACAAAACTTAGATGATGATTATGCAGATGGGCTAATAGATGCTGAGTTTTTAGACTCTTTTATACTTAAGCAAACAAAAACAATGAACTTTATGAGTAAAACAATAGATGATTTTAGAAACTTTTTTAGAATAGATAAAATTAAAAAGACATTCAGTGTTAAAGAAGCTATTTTTACTACAATTTCAATTCAATCCGCTCAACTAAATAATTCAAATATAACTATAAAAGTTTTAGGAGAAGATTTTAAATTAACTACTATTGAGAGTGAATTTTTACAAGTTATATTGAACTTAATAACAAATGCCAAAGATGCTTTGATAGAGAAAAAAATAGTTCAAGGAAAAATATTTGTCTTTTTAAACAAAAACAAGATAATTATTAGTGATAATGCAGGTGGAATCGATAAAAAAATAATTGAAAGAATTTTTGAACCATACTTTACAACCAAAGAGCAAGGCAAAGGAACAGGAATGGGACTTTATATGTCAAAAATGATAGTTGAGCAAACAATAGATGGTGTTCTTAGTGCCTCAAACAATAAAGAAGGAGCAGAGTTTACAATAGTGTTTAACTCTCTATCTTAA
- the ade gene encoding adenine deaminase, with product MIIKANYIDINSRIIFPACVEIENTKIVSVTKVKESFSTFILPGFIDAHIHIESSMLIPSEFARLAVRHGTVGTVSDPHEIANVLGIEGVEFMLQNANNVNFHFNFGVSPCVPATLFETSGATLDITSVKQLLKNPKLNHLAEVMAFPSVVKNEPEIMAKIKAAKELNIPIDGHAPFLSGDDLKKYIDAGISTDHEASSYDEAKEKLSLGMKILIREGSAAKNYEALSPLIKSYSNRLMFCSDDKHPNDLLDGHINSLVVRSIAHGYDLFDVLKIACINPKEHYKLDIGGLEIGKNADFIEVKDLESFEVVRTYINGEVVYENSKTLIDSIRVEPINNFHAQKSKATDFIFESGCDEIEVIQVIDHELFTKEKKYHTHEYGNFNVDIDEDILKIAVINRYEVSTPAIGFVNGFDFKKGAIASSVAHDSHNIIVVGCSEEEMSKAVNLLVASKGGISIVNGDESMHLGLEIAGIMSNHDAFEVAKKYEELDSFVKNSLGSTLSAPFMTLSFMALLVIPEIKLSDKGLFDGREFHFIPTCSKGA from the coding sequence ATGATAATAAAAGCTAATTATATAGATATAAATAGTCGAATTATTTTTCCGGCTTGTGTTGAGATAGAAAATACAAAAATTGTTTCAGTCACTAAAGTCAAAGAATCCTTTTCAACTTTTATACTCCCTGGATTTATTGACGCTCATATTCATATAGAAAGTTCAATGCTAATTCCATCTGAATTCGCAAGACTTGCTGTTAGACATGGAACTGTTGGAACTGTCTCAGATCCACATGAGATTGCAAATGTATTGGGTATTGAGGGTGTTGAGTTTATGCTCCAAAATGCTAATAATGTAAACTTTCACTTCAATTTTGGTGTATCTCCATGCGTGCCTGCTACTCTTTTTGAAACTAGTGGTGCTACACTCGATATAACTTCAGTTAAGCAATTACTTAAAAATCCAAAATTAAATCATTTAGCAGAGGTTATGGCATTCCCAAGTGTTGTAAAGAATGAGCCAGAGATAATGGCAAAAATCAAAGCAGCAAAAGAGTTGAATATTCCTATAGATGGTCATGCTCCTTTTTTAAGTGGTGATGATTTGAAAAAGTATATAGATGCTGGTATATCTACAGATCATGAAGCTAGTAGTTATGATGAAGCTAAAGAAAAACTCTCGCTTGGAATGAAAATACTTATACGAGAGGGTTCTGCTGCAAAAAATTATGAGGCTTTATCTCCACTTATAAAATCTTACTCTAATAGACTGATGTTTTGTTCAGATGATAAACATCCAAATGATCTCTTAGATGGGCATATAAACTCATTAGTCGTGCGAAGCATAGCACATGGTTATGACCTCTTCGATGTTTTAAAAATTGCTTGTATTAACCCAAAAGAACATTATAAGCTAGATATTGGAGGCTTGGAAATTGGAAAAAATGCTGATTTTATAGAGGTAAAGGATTTGGAGAGTTTTGAAGTTGTGCGAACTTATATTAATGGTGAAGTTGTATATGAAAACTCAAAAACTCTTATAGATTCCATTAGAGTCGAACCTATAAATAATTTTCATGCACAAAAATCTAAAGCTACAGATTTCATATTTGAATCTGGGTGTGATGAGATAGAGGTTATTCAAGTTATAGACCATGAACTATTTACAAAAGAGAAAAAGTATCATACGCATGAATATGGAAATTTTAATGTAGATATTGATGAAGATATATTAAAGATAGCAGTCATAAATCGTTATGAAGTGAGCACACCAGCTATTGGCTTTGTGAATGGATTTGATTTTAAAAAAGGTGCCATTGCTTCATCTGTTGCCCATGATTCTCATAATATCATAGTTGTTGGGTGTAGTGAGGAAGAGATGTCTAAAGCAGTTAATTTACTTGTGGCATCAAAGGGTGGGATTAGTATTGTTAATGGTGATGAAAGTATGCATCTTGGACTTGAAATAGCTGGAATTATGAGCAATCATGATGCATTTGAAGTTGCTAAAAAGTATGAAGAACTTGATTCATTTGTAAAAAACTCTCTTGGTTCAACTCTATCTGCACCATTTATGACACTTTCATTTATGGCACTTTTAGTTATTCCAGAAATTAAACTAAGCGATAAAGGACTTTTTGATGGTAGAGAATTTCACTTTATACCAACTTGTTCAAAAGGAGCATAA
- a CDS encoding DUF2249 domain-containing protein, giving the protein MSKKLVEVEGVTLPFKSYEEDGLTIYEFDARECQPPEPMVNTIRGLSLLKSKTDRLVGFFFHEPFPLYQRIPLTISHEAEELEDGEFKITFKIES; this is encoded by the coding sequence ATGAGCAAAAAGTTAGTTGAAGTAGAAGGAGTGACATTGCCCTTTAAATCTTATGAAGAAGATGGACTTACTATTTATGAGTTTGATGCAAGAGAGTGTCAGCCACCAGAACCTATGGTAAATACCATTAGAGGTTTGAGTCTTTTAAAAAGTAAAACAGATAGACTTGTAGGTTTTTTCTTTCATGAGCCTTTTCCACTTTACCAAAGAATCCCACTTACTATATCGCATGAAGCAGAGGAACTAGAAGATGGAGAGTTTAAAATTACTTTTAAGATAGAGAGTTAA
- a CDS encoding M18 family aminopeptidase — MAFTYPDASDYTMVGTHTDSPNVKLKPNPVIKEHGVVKFGVESYGGLLLNPWFDRDLSIAGRVSYLNSKDEIKDALIDVKKAIAIIPSLAIHLDDKANKERTVNKQTDICPILSTNDDFEFEEFLKWQLSKLDILDVKELYANELSFYDTQKASYVGLNNDFIASARLDNLLSCYVGMLSICSVDATEPMLFIASDHEEVGSESTSGAGGSFLENTLKRMFGDYDEYMKMLRTSLMISCDNAHAIHPNYASKHDSNHAPKINKGVVIKVNANQRYASNSKTISKFMKVANSIDEPLQEFVTRSDMGCGSTIGPITATRLGIDTLDVGLPTFAMHSIRELAGSDDAHSLYKILVNFGV; from the coding sequence ATTGCTTTTACATATCCAGATGCCAGTGATTATACTATGGTTGGAACTCATACGGATTCACCGAATGTAAAACTAAAACCAAATCCTGTGATAAAAGAGCATGGAGTTGTGAAGTTTGGAGTGGAGTCTTATGGAGGTTTACTTTTAAATCCTTGGTTTGATAGAGATTTGTCTATTGCAGGGCGTGTTTCATATTTGAACTCAAAAGATGAAATAAAAGATGCACTTATCGATGTGAAAAAAGCTATCGCAATTATCCCGTCTTTAGCGATTCATCTTGATGATAAAGCTAACAAAGAAAGAACTGTAAATAAACAAACAGATATTTGTCCTATCTTAAGTACAAATGATGATTTTGAGTTTGAGGAGTTTTTAAAATGGCAACTCTCAAAGTTGGATATTTTAGATGTAAAAGAACTTTACGCAAATGAACTTAGTTTTTATGATACTCAAAAAGCTTCTTATGTGGGTTTAAACAATGATTTTATAGCTAGTGCAAGATTAGATAATCTTCTTAGTTGTTATGTTGGAATGTTAAGTATTTGTAGTGTAGATGCAACTGAACCTATGCTTTTTATTGCAAGTGACCATGAAGAAGTTGGCAGCGAATCTACAAGTGGAGCAGGGGGTAGTTTTTTAGAAAATACTCTAAAGCGAATGTTTGGCGACTATGATGAATATATGAAAATGTTAAGAACTTCATTGATGATTTCGTGTGATAATGCCCATGCTATTCACCCAAATTATGCATCTAAACATGACTCAAATCATGCTCCAAAAATTAACAAAGGTGTAGTTATAAAAGTAAATGCAAATCAAAGATACGCATCTAACTCTAAAACTATTTCAAAGTTTATGAAAGTGGCAAACTCTATCGACGAACCTTTACAAGAGTTTGTAACTCGTAGTGATATGGGTTGTGGTTCTACCATAGGTCCAATAACTGCAACTAGACTCGGTATTGATACTCTTGATGTTGGGCTTCCTACTTTTGCGATGCATTCTATAAGAGAGTTAGCGGGAAGCGATGACGCTCATTCTCTTTATAAAATTTTAGTTAATTTTGGAGTATAG
- the dnaE gene encoding DNA polymerase III subunit alpha, giving the protein MSVQPFTHLHLHTEYSLLDGANKLSNLVPRLKELGMTSVAMTDHGNMFGAIDFYQQMKAAGIKPIIGMEGYIHNGETLNDKSTRQRFHICLFAKNQKGYENLMYLSSKAYIEGMYYFPRINKKELALHSEGLICTSACLQGEVNWHLNLANEKNVRNGALGYDGAKAVALEYKEIFGDDFYLELMRHGIGDQLFIDNNILKIAQETNIKIIATNDTHYTFPGDAQYHEAFMCIGMNKLYDDPNRMRHSVHEFYLKSPEQMARIFADIPEAIANTQEIVEKCNLELKLGDPIPPNFKFTPEYATKDGLEINHTDDEPLSPDASQEEKKLWFSAIDKNDAEYFTYRCKVGLEERLKHVAEEKHEEYRERLEFEMEIINSMKFPGYMLIVWDFVKVAKEKGIAVGPGRGSAAGSLVAYSLDITDIDPMKYDLLFERFLNPERVSMPDIDMDFMQARRGEVIDYVVQKYGRNQVAQIITFGSLLAKGVLRDVARVLDMPLSQADKMAKLIPDELGITLNGKMKKGEFIDGAFQKEPKIQELLKEDANAARVWEFAKKLEGLKRNAGIHAAGVVISNEELWKKTPIYKPSGEDTFVTQYSLNYLEDVDLIKFDFLGLKTLDVIDNAKKLIKRRYDKTVDWHKIDENDEKVYEVIRGGDTVGMFQIESSGMQDLNKRLKPDSFEDLIAVLALYRPGPMESGMLDSFVERKHGREKIEYTFDIMEPILKNTYGVIVYQEQVMQIVQNVGGFSLGYSDIIRRAMGKKKDMATYNAEFSEGAAKQGHPYDEASKLFDLIEKFAGYGFNKSHSAAYAMVTFQTAWLKTYYPNEFMAALLTSDKDNMDKVVRYIDEVKRMGIELSPPDVNDSYLEFSAITKNDKEIILFGLGAIKGVGGSAVESIIQTREEDGEFTSMENFVNRIDPSKVNKRFIESSIKSGGFDRFGFSRKALLDQLELIVDTAKDASTAKKNAVGSLFGDDEEITTVKLSLVNSDEYELKEILEFEKDTLGFYVSGHPLDEYREKLDELNYSLSSELETIKDGSFAIFIGKVEDIQNKISKKGNQFGIVNLMDFHGNIEIMLFSDKLEQLREMNLDEPVAFKVKITHTEMFTRIGVTKIMTLRDAKKECKKVKTEVREAPPEAINLAVKLDSDTNVLDDLYRLIRQNPGRRPLKLTIISKLQNVVIESAIRVDTNIIMALEGNEAVDILR; this is encoded by the coding sequence ATGAGCGTACAACCTTTCACACATTTGCATCTACACACAGAGTATTCTCTTCTTGATGGAGCGAACAAACTTTCAAACTTAGTACCACGCCTAAAAGAGCTTGGAATGACTTCTGTTGCTATGACTGACCATGGAAATATGTTTGGTGCCATAGACTTTTATCAGCAGATGAAAGCAGCTGGAATAAAGCCTATCATAGGCATGGAAGGTTACATACATAACGGGGAAACTCTAAACGACAAAAGTACAAGACAGCGTTTTCATATTTGTCTTTTTGCTAAAAATCAAAAGGGTTATGAAAACCTTATGTATCTCTCTTCAAAGGCTTATATAGAAGGAATGTACTACTTTCCTCGTATAAATAAAAAAGAGTTAGCACTTCACAGTGAGGGTTTGATTTGTACTTCTGCTTGTCTTCAAGGTGAGGTAAACTGGCATCTAAACCTTGCAAATGAAAAAAATGTAAGAAATGGAGCCTTAGGTTATGATGGAGCAAAAGCTGTTGCATTAGAATATAAAGAGATTTTTGGAGATGATTTTTACCTTGAACTTATGCGTCATGGTATTGGTGACCAACTTTTTATTGATAACAATATTTTGAAAATCGCACAAGAAACAAATATTAAAATAATAGCTACAAATGATACGCATTACACTTTTCCAGGCGATGCACAGTATCATGAAGCATTTATGTGTATAGGTATGAATAAACTATATGATGACCCAAATCGTATGCGTCATTCTGTTCATGAGTTTTACTTAAAATCACCTGAGCAAATGGCTAGAATTTTTGCAGATATTCCTGAAGCCATAGCAAACACTCAGGAGATAGTTGAAAAATGTAACTTAGAGCTAAAGTTAGGTGACCCGATTCCTCCAAATTTTAAATTTACTCCAGAGTATGCTACGAAGGATGGCTTAGAAATAAATCACACAGATGATGAACCGTTAAGTCCAGATGCCTCACAAGAAGAAAAAAAGCTTTGGTTTAGTGCCATAGATAAAAATGACGCGGAGTATTTTACTTATAGATGCAAGGTTGGGTTAGAAGAACGACTAAAGCATGTAGCAGAGGAAAAACACGAAGAGTATAGAGAACGCTTAGAGTTTGAAATGGAGATTATAAACTCTATGAAATTCCCTGGCTATATGCTTATTGTTTGGGATTTTGTAAAGGTGGCAAAAGAAAAAGGCATCGCTGTTGGTCCAGGGCGTGGTTCAGCGGCTGGTAGTTTAGTAGCATATTCATTAGACATAACTGATATAGACCCTATGAAGTATGACTTACTTTTTGAGCGTTTTTTAAATCCTGAACGAGTATCGATGCCAGATATTGACATGGACTTTATGCAGGCTAGACGAGGGGAAGTAATAGATTATGTTGTACAAAAATATGGTAGAAATCAAGTAGCTCAAATCATAACCTTTGGTTCACTCTTAGCAAAAGGGGTTTTACGAGATGTTGCAAGAGTTTTAGATATGCCACTTTCTCAAGCCGATAAAATGGCAAAACTTATTCCTGATGAGCTTGGAATAACTTTAAATGGAAAGATGAAAAAAGGTGAGTTTATAGATGGAGCTTTTCAAAAAGAGCCTAAGATACAAGAACTCTTAAAAGAAGATGCAAATGCCGCGAGAGTTTGGGAGTTTGCTAAAAAGCTTGAAGGTTTAAAAAGAAATGCAGGAATTCATGCTGCTGGTGTTGTTATTTCAAATGAAGAATTATGGAAAAAAACACCTATTTATAAACCTTCAGGAGAAGATACTTTTGTTACTCAGTATTCACTAAATTATCTTGAAGATGTTGATTTAATCAAGTTTGACTTTCTTGGTTTAAAAACTCTTGATGTAATAGACAATGCAAAAAAACTTATAAAAAGAAGATATGACAAAACGGTAGACTGGCATAAAATAGATGAAAATGATGAAAAAGTATATGAAGTTATTCGTGGTGGAGATACAGTAGGAATGTTTCAAATAGAGTCTTCTGGTATGCAAGATTTGAACAAACGACTTAAACCTGATAGTTTTGAGGATTTAATTGCCGTACTTGCACTTTATAGACCTGGTCCTATGGAGTCTGGGATGCTTGATAGTTTTGTTGAGCGTAAACATGGTCGTGAGAAAATTGAATATACTTTTGATATTATGGAACCCATTCTTAAAAATACTTATGGGGTCATTGTTTACCAAGAACAAGTTATGCAAATTGTTCAAAATGTTGGTGGATTTAGCCTTGGATATTCAGATATTATCCGTCGTGCTATGGGTAAGAAAAAAGATATGGCAACATATAATGCAGAGTTTAGTGAAGGTGCTGCAAAACAAGGACACCCCTACGATGAGGCATCTAAGCTTTTTGACCTTATTGAAAAGTTTGCAGGATATGGTTTTAATAAATCTCACTCAGCAGCTTATGCTATGGTTACTTTTCAAACGGCATGGTTAAAAACTTACTATCCAAATGAGTTTATGGCAGCACTTTTGACATCTGATAAAGATAATATGGACAAAGTAGTTCGCTATATTGATGAAGTTAAGAGAATGGGCATAGAACTTTCTCCTCCTGATGTTAATGATTCTTATTTAGAGTTTTCAGCTATTACAAAAAATGATAAAGAGATTATTTTATTTGGTTTGGGCGCGATTAAAGGAGTCGGTGGTTCGGCTGTTGAGTCCATTATTCAAACTCGAGAAGAAGATGGAGAGTTCACTTCAATGGAGAACTTTGTAAATAGAATAGACCCATCAAAAGTAAATAAGCGCTTTATAGAATCAAGTATAAAATCAGGTGGCTTTGATAGATTCGGATTTTCGAGAAAAGCACTTCTTGACCAATTAGAACTCATAGTAGATACAGCTAAAGACGCATCTACTGCTAAAAAGAATGCAGTTGGAAGTTTGTTTGGAGATGATGAGGAAATAACTACTGTAAAACTCTCTCTTGTTAACTCAGATGAGTATGAGTTAAAAGAAATTTTAGAGTTTGAAAAAGACACTTTAGGATTTTATGTTTCAGGACATCCTCTTGATGAGTATAGAGAAAAACTTGATGAGCTAAACTACTCTCTTTCTTCAGAACTAGAAACCATTAAAGATGGCTCTTTTGCTATATTTATAGGGAAAGTTGAAGATATTCAAAATAAGATTTCTAAAAAAGGAAATCAGTTTGGCATAGTAAACCTGATGGACTTTCATGGGAACATAGAGATAATGCTTTTTAGCGATAAGTTGGAACAACTAAGAGAGATGAACCTTGATGAACCTGTTGCTTTTAAAGTTAAAATCACTCATACCGAGATGTTTACACGCATAGGTGTTACTAAAATTATGACACTCAGAGATGCAAAAAAAGAGTGTAAAAAAGTAAAAACAGAGGTAAGAGAAGCCCCTCCTGAAGCAATAAACTTGGCTGTAAAGTTAGACAGTGATACAAATGTTTTAGATGATTTATATAGACTCATAAGACAAAATCCAGGTAGAAGACCTCTCAAACTAACAATAATCTCAAAACTTCAAAATGTTGTAATAGAATCAGCCATAAGAGTAGATACTAATATTATAATGGCTTTAGAGGGTAATGAGGCTGTGGATATTTTAAGGTAA